From the Cervus elaphus chromosome 20, mCerEla1.1, whole genome shotgun sequence genome, one window contains:
- the LOC122676691 gene encoding glutathione S-transferase Mu 1 isoform X1, protein MPMILGYWDIRGLAHAIRLLLEYTDTNYEERQYSMGDAPEYDRSQWLNEKFKLGLDFPNLPYLIDGTHKLTQSNAILRYIARKHNMCGETEEEMIRVDILENQVMDVRFAMARICYSPDFEKLKPGFLKEIPEKIKLFSEFLGKRPWFAGDKLTYVDFLVYDVLDMHRVFEPKCLDAFPNLKDFIARFEGLKKISAYMQSSRFLPGPLFLKLAVWGNK, encoded by the exons ATGCCCATGATCCTGGGTTACTGGGACATCCGCGGG CTGGCCCATGCCATCCGCCTTCTCCTGGAGTACACAGACACAAACTATGAGGAGAGACAGTACTCGATGGGAGATG CTCCCGAATATGACAGAAGCCAGTGGCTGAATGAAAAATTCAAGCTGGGCCTGGACTTCCCCAAT CTGCCCTACTTAATCGATGGGACTCACAAGCTCACCCAGAGCAACGCCATCCTTCGATACATTGCTCGCAAGCACAACATGT gtggggagacagaggaggagatgattcGTGTGGACATTTTGGAGAACCAAGTTATGGATGTCCGCTTTGCCATGGCCAGGATCTGCTACAGCCCTGACTTT GAGAAACTGAAGCCTGGTTTCTTGAAGGAGATCCCTGAAAAAATCAAGCTGTTCTCAGAGTTTCTGGGGAAGAGGCCTTGGTTTGCAGGGGACAAG CTCACCTATGTGGATTTCTTGGTTTACGACGTCCTTGACATGCACCGCGTATTTGAGCCCAAGTGCCTGGATGCATTCCCAAACCTGAAAGACTTCATTGCTCGTTTTGAG GGCCTGAAGAAGATCTCTGCCTACATGCAGTCCAGCCGCTTCCTCCCAGGCCCTCTGTTCCTGAAGCTTGCCGTGTGGGGCAACAAGTAA
- the LOC122676691 gene encoding glutathione S-transferase Mu 1 isoform X2 yields the protein MPMILGYWDIRGLAHAIRLLLEYTDTNYEERQYSMGDAPEYDRSQWLNEKFKLGLDFPNLPYLIDGTHKLTQSNAILRYIARKHNMCGETEEEMIRVDILENQVMDVRFAMARICYSPDFEKLKPGFLKEIPEKIKLFSEFLGKRPWFAGDKLTYVDFLVYDVLDMHRVFEPKCLDAFPNLKDFIARFEL from the exons ATGCCCATGATCCTGGGTTACTGGGACATCCGCGGG CTGGCCCATGCCATCCGCCTTCTCCTGGAGTACACAGACACAAACTATGAGGAGAGACAGTACTCGATGGGAGATG CTCCCGAATATGACAGAAGCCAGTGGCTGAATGAAAAATTCAAGCTGGGCCTGGACTTCCCCAAT CTGCCCTACTTAATCGATGGGACTCACAAGCTCACCCAGAGCAACGCCATCCTTCGATACATTGCTCGCAAGCACAACATGT gtggggagacagaggaggagatgattcGTGTGGACATTTTGGAGAACCAAGTTATGGATGTCCGCTTTGCCATGGCCAGGATCTGCTACAGCCCTGACTTT GAGAAACTGAAGCCTGGTTTCTTGAAGGAGATCCCTGAAAAAATCAAGCTGTTCTCAGAGTTTCTGGGGAAGAGGCCTTGGTTTGCAGGGGACAAG CTCACCTATGTGGATTTCTTGGTTTACGACGTCCTTGACATGCACCGCGTATTTGAGCCCAAGTGCCTGGATGCATTCCCAAACCTGAAAGACTTCATTGCTCGTTTTGAG ctgtga
- the LOC122676690 gene encoding uncharacterized protein LOC122676690 isoform X2, which yields MEAGRLAHAIRLLLEYTDSNYEEKKYTMGDTPDYNKSQWLNEKSKLGLDFPNDGDAGGPSDQALLFFQLPYLIDGTHKLTQSNAILRHIARKHNMWPEEDLCLHAVQPLPPRPSLPEACRVGQQVVRATRRRARGARAPETRRTFLHTEPLVFFFLFLFTLEGCLAPLSPSHTPFHPYFKDCFPLFLSKVPPPPHIIPAALKPPRLFFPSMITSAVSSPARLLALELCSELPALP from the exons ATGGAGGCCGGCAGG CTGGCCCACGCCATCCGCCTGCTCCTGGAGTACACAGACTCAAACTATGAGGAAAAGAAGTACACGATGGGGGACA CTCCTGACTATAACAAAAGCCAGTGGCTGAATGAAAAATCCAAGCTGGGTCTGGACTTCCCCAAT GACGGTGATGCAGGTGGCCCAAGTGACCAGGCCCTGTTGTTCTTCCAGCTGCCCTACTTAATTGATGGGACTCACAAGCTAACCCAGAGCAATGCCATCCTTCGCCACATCGCTCGCAAGCACAACATGT GGCCTGAAGAAGATCTCTGCCTACATGCAGTCCAGCCGCTTCCTCCCAGGCCCTCTCTTCCTGAAGCTTGCCGTGTGGGGCAACAAGTAGTGCGTGCAACCAGGAGACGGGCGCGAGGAGCCAGGGCCCCGGAGACCAGGCGGACCTTCCTGCACACAGAAcctttggtgtttttctttctctttctgttcactCTAGAGGGCTGCTTGGCCCCCTTATCTCCCTCCCACACCCCTTTCCATCCCTACTTTAAAGATTGTTTCCCACTATTTTTGAGCAAagttcctcccccaccccacattaTCCCTGCTGCATTAAAGCCACCCAGACTATTCTTCCCTTCCATGATTACTTCTGCTGTGAGCAGCCCAGCCAGACTCCTGGCCTTGGAGCTGTGTTCTGAGCTCCCAGCACTACCTTGA
- the LOC122676690 gene encoding glutathione S-transferase-like isoform X1, with protein MAMILGYWDIRGLAHAIRLLLEYTDSNYEEKKYTMGDTPDYNKSQWLNEKSKLGLDFPNDGDAGGPSDQALLFFQLPYLIDGTHKLTQSNAILRHIARKHNMWPEEDLCLHAVQPLPPRPSLPEACRVGQQVVRATRRRARGARAPETRRTFLHTEPLVFFFLFLFTLEGCLAPLSPSHTPFHPYFKDCFPLFLSKVPPPPHIIPAALKPPRLFFPSMITSAVSSPARLLALELCSELPALP; from the exons ATGGCCATGATCCTGGGTTACTGGGACATCCGCGGA CTGGCCCACGCCATCCGCCTGCTCCTGGAGTACACAGACTCAAACTATGAGGAAAAGAAGTACACGATGGGGGACA CTCCTGACTATAACAAAAGCCAGTGGCTGAATGAAAAATCCAAGCTGGGTCTGGACTTCCCCAAT GACGGTGATGCAGGTGGCCCAAGTGACCAGGCCCTGTTGTTCTTCCAGCTGCCCTACTTAATTGATGGGACTCACAAGCTAACCCAGAGCAATGCCATCCTTCGCCACATCGCTCGCAAGCACAACATGT GGCCTGAAGAAGATCTCTGCCTACATGCAGTCCAGCCGCTTCCTCCCAGGCCCTCTCTTCCTGAAGCTTGCCGTGTGGGGCAACAAGTAGTGCGTGCAACCAGGAGACGGGCGCGAGGAGCCAGGGCCCCGGAGACCAGGCGGACCTTCCTGCACACAGAAcctttggtgtttttctttctctttctgttcactCTAGAGGGCTGCTTGGCCCCCTTATCTCCCTCCCACACCCCTTTCCATCCCTACTTTAAAGATTGTTTCCCACTATTTTTGAGCAAagttcctcccccaccccacattaTCCCTGCTGCATTAAAGCCACCCAGACTATTCTTCCCTTCCATGATTACTTCTGCTGTGAGCAGCCCAGCCAGACTCCTGGCCTTGGAGCTGTGTTCTGAGCTCCCAGCACTACCTTGA
- the LOC122676690 gene encoding glutathione S-transferase-like isoform X4: MAMILGYWDIRGLAHAIRLLLEYTDSNYEEKKYTMGDTPDYNKSQWLNEKSKLGLDFPNLPYLIDGTHKLTQSNAILRHIARKHNMWPEEDLCLHAVQPLPPRPSLPEACRVGQQVVRATRRRARGARAPETRRTFLHTEPLVFFFLFLFTLEGCLAPLSPSHTPFHPYFKDCFPLFLSKVPPPPHIIPAALKPPRLFFPSMITSAVSSPARLLALELCSELPALP, translated from the exons ATGGCCATGATCCTGGGTTACTGGGACATCCGCGGA CTGGCCCACGCCATCCGCCTGCTCCTGGAGTACACAGACTCAAACTATGAGGAAAAGAAGTACACGATGGGGGACA CTCCTGACTATAACAAAAGCCAGTGGCTGAATGAAAAATCCAAGCTGGGTCTGGACTTCCCCAAT CTGCCCTACTTAATTGATGGGACTCACAAGCTAACCCAGAGCAATGCCATCCTTCGCCACATCGCTCGCAAGCACAACATGT GGCCTGAAGAAGATCTCTGCCTACATGCAGTCCAGCCGCTTCCTCCCAGGCCCTCTCTTCCTGAAGCTTGCCGTGTGGGGCAACAAGTAGTGCGTGCAACCAGGAGACGGGCGCGAGGAGCCAGGGCCCCGGAGACCAGGCGGACCTTCCTGCACACAGAAcctttggtgtttttctttctctttctgttcactCTAGAGGGCTGCTTGGCCCCCTTATCTCCCTCCCACACCCCTTTCCATCCCTACTTTAAAGATTGTTTCCCACTATTTTTGAGCAAagttcctcccccaccccacattaTCCCTGCTGCATTAAAGCCACCCAGACTATTCTTCCCTTCCATGATTACTTCTGCTGTGAGCAGCCCAGCCAGACTCCTGGCCTTGGAGCTGTGTTCTGAGCTCCCAGCACTACCTTGA
- the LOC122676690 gene encoding glutathione S-transferase Mu 1-like isoform X5: MAMILGYWDIRGLAHAIRLLLEYTDSNYEEKKYTMGDTPDYNKSQWLNEKSKLGLDFPNLPYLIDGTHKLTQSNAILRHIARKHNMCGETEEEKIRVDLLENQVMDVRLHMARICYSPDFEKLKPGYLKEIPGRMKLFSVFLGKRCWFAGNKLTYVDFLAYDILDLQRIFEPRCLDEFPNLKDFLTRFEGLKKISAYMQSSRFLPGPLFLKLAVWGNK, encoded by the exons ATGGCCATGATCCTGGGTTACTGGGACATCCGCGGA CTGGCCCACGCCATCCGCCTGCTCCTGGAGTACACAGACTCAAACTATGAGGAAAAGAAGTACACGATGGGGGACA CTCCTGACTATAACAAAAGCCAGTGGCTGAATGAAAAATCCAAGCTGGGTCTGGACTTCCCCAAT CTGCCCTACTTAATTGATGGGACTCACAAGCTAACCCAGAGCAATGCCATCCTTCGCCACATCGCTCGCAAGCACAACATGT gtggggagacagaggaggagaagatCCGAGTGGACTTACTGGAGAACCAGGTTATGGATGTCCGCTTGCACATGGCCAGGATCTGCTACAGCCCTGACTTT GAGAAACTGAAACCTGGTTACTTGAAGGAAATTCCTGGAAGGATGAAGCTCTTCTCAGTTTTTCTGGGGAAGAGGTGTTGGTTTGCAGGGAACAAG CTCACCTATGTGGATTTCCTGGCTTATGACATCCTTGATTTGCAACGCATATTTGAGCCCAGGTGCTTGGATGAATTCCCAAACCTGAAAGATTTCCTCACACGTTTTGAG GGCCTGAAGAAGATCTCTGCCTACATGCAGTCCAGCCGCTTCCTCCCAGGCCCTCTCTTCCTGAAGCTTGCCGTGTGGGGCAACAAGTAG
- the LOC122676690 gene encoding glutathione S-transferase Mu 1-like isoform X3, with the protein MAMILGYWDIRGLAHAIRLLLEYTDSNYEEKKYTMGDTPDYNKSQWLNEKSKLGLDFPNDGDAGGPSDQALLFFQLPYLIDGTHKLTQSNAILRHIARKHNMCGETEEEKIRVDLLENQVMDVRLHMARICYSPDFEKLKPGYLKEIPGRMKLFSVFLGKRCWFAGNKLTYVDFLAYDILDLQRIFEPRCLDEFPNLKDFLTRFEGLKKISAYMQSSRFLPGPLFLKLAVWGNK; encoded by the exons ATGGCCATGATCCTGGGTTACTGGGACATCCGCGGA CTGGCCCACGCCATCCGCCTGCTCCTGGAGTACACAGACTCAAACTATGAGGAAAAGAAGTACACGATGGGGGACA CTCCTGACTATAACAAAAGCCAGTGGCTGAATGAAAAATCCAAGCTGGGTCTGGACTTCCCCAAT GACGGTGATGCAGGTGGCCCAAGTGACCAGGCCCTGTTGTTCTTCCAGCTGCCCTACTTAATTGATGGGACTCACAAGCTAACCCAGAGCAATGCCATCCTTCGCCACATCGCTCGCAAGCACAACATGT gtggggagacagaggaggagaagatCCGAGTGGACTTACTGGAGAACCAGGTTATGGATGTCCGCTTGCACATGGCCAGGATCTGCTACAGCCCTGACTTT GAGAAACTGAAACCTGGTTACTTGAAGGAAATTCCTGGAAGGATGAAGCTCTTCTCAGTTTTTCTGGGGAAGAGGTGTTGGTTTGCAGGGAACAAG CTCACCTATGTGGATTTCCTGGCTTATGACATCCTTGATTTGCAACGCATATTTGAGCCCAGGTGCTTGGATGAATTCCCAAACCTGAAAGATTTCCTCACACGTTTTGAG GGCCTGAAGAAGATCTCTGCCTACATGCAGTCCAGCCGCTTCCTCCCAGGCCCTCTCTTCCTGAAGCTTGCCGTGTGGGGCAACAAGTAG
- the LOC122676690 gene encoding glutathione S-transferase Mu 1-like isoform X8, with amino-acid sequence MAMILGYWDIRGLAHAIRLLLEYTDSNYEEKKYTMGDTPDYNKSQWLNEKSKLGLDFPNLPYLIDGTHKLTQSNAILRHIARKHNMCGETEEEKIRVDLLENQVMDVRLHMARICYSPDFEKLKPGYLKEIPGRMKLFSVFLGKRCWFAGNKGLKKISAYMQSSRFLPGPLFLKLAVWGNK; translated from the exons ATGGCCATGATCCTGGGTTACTGGGACATCCGCGGA CTGGCCCACGCCATCCGCCTGCTCCTGGAGTACACAGACTCAAACTATGAGGAAAAGAAGTACACGATGGGGGACA CTCCTGACTATAACAAAAGCCAGTGGCTGAATGAAAAATCCAAGCTGGGTCTGGACTTCCCCAAT CTGCCCTACTTAATTGATGGGACTCACAAGCTAACCCAGAGCAATGCCATCCTTCGCCACATCGCTCGCAAGCACAACATGT gtggggagacagaggaggagaagatCCGAGTGGACTTACTGGAGAACCAGGTTATGGATGTCCGCTTGCACATGGCCAGGATCTGCTACAGCCCTGACTTT GAGAAACTGAAACCTGGTTACTTGAAGGAAATTCCTGGAAGGATGAAGCTCTTCTCAGTTTTTCTGGGGAAGAGGTGTTGGTTTGCAGGGAACAAG GGCCTGAAGAAGATCTCTGCCTACATGCAGTCCAGCCGCTTCCTCCCAGGCCCTCTCTTCCTGAAGCTTGCCGTGTGGGGCAACAAGTAG
- the LOC122676690 gene encoding glutathione S-transferase Mu 1-like isoform X6 codes for MAMILGYWDIRGLAHAIRLLLEYTDSNYEEKKYTMGDTPDYNKSQWLNEKSKLGLDFPNDGDAGGPSDQALLFFQLPYLIDGTHKLTQSNAILRHIARKHNMCGETEEEKIRVDLLENQVMDVRLHMARICYSPDFEKLKPGYLKEIPGRMKLFSVFLGKRCWFAGNKGLKKISAYMQSSRFLPGPLFLKLAVWGNK; via the exons ATGGCCATGATCCTGGGTTACTGGGACATCCGCGGA CTGGCCCACGCCATCCGCCTGCTCCTGGAGTACACAGACTCAAACTATGAGGAAAAGAAGTACACGATGGGGGACA CTCCTGACTATAACAAAAGCCAGTGGCTGAATGAAAAATCCAAGCTGGGTCTGGACTTCCCCAAT GACGGTGATGCAGGTGGCCCAAGTGACCAGGCCCTGTTGTTCTTCCAGCTGCCCTACTTAATTGATGGGACTCACAAGCTAACCCAGAGCAATGCCATCCTTCGCCACATCGCTCGCAAGCACAACATGT gtggggagacagaggaggagaagatCCGAGTGGACTTACTGGAGAACCAGGTTATGGATGTCCGCTTGCACATGGCCAGGATCTGCTACAGCCCTGACTTT GAGAAACTGAAACCTGGTTACTTGAAGGAAATTCCTGGAAGGATGAAGCTCTTCTCAGTTTTTCTGGGGAAGAGGTGTTGGTTTGCAGGGAACAAG GGCCTGAAGAAGATCTCTGCCTACATGCAGTCCAGCCGCTTCCTCCCAGGCCCTCTCTTCCTGAAGCTTGCCGTGTGGGGCAACAAGTAG
- the LOC122676690 gene encoding glutathione S-transferase Mu 1-like isoform X7, with translation MAMILGYWDIRGLAHAIRLLLEYTDSNYEEKKYTMGDTPDYNKSQWLNEKSKLGLDFPNDGDAGGPSDQALLFFQLPYLIDGTHKLTQSNAILRHIARKHNMCGETEEEKIRVDLLENQVMDVRLHMARICYSPDFEKLKPGYLKEIPGRMKLFSVFLGKRCWFAGNKLTYVDFLAYDILDLQRIFEPRA, from the exons ATGGCCATGATCCTGGGTTACTGGGACATCCGCGGA CTGGCCCACGCCATCCGCCTGCTCCTGGAGTACACAGACTCAAACTATGAGGAAAAGAAGTACACGATGGGGGACA CTCCTGACTATAACAAAAGCCAGTGGCTGAATGAAAAATCCAAGCTGGGTCTGGACTTCCCCAAT GACGGTGATGCAGGTGGCCCAAGTGACCAGGCCCTGTTGTTCTTCCAGCTGCCCTACTTAATTGATGGGACTCACAAGCTAACCCAGAGCAATGCCATCCTTCGCCACATCGCTCGCAAGCACAACATGT gtggggagacagaggaggagaagatCCGAGTGGACTTACTGGAGAACCAGGTTATGGATGTCCGCTTGCACATGGCCAGGATCTGCTACAGCCCTGACTTT GAGAAACTGAAACCTGGTTACTTGAAGGAAATTCCTGGAAGGATGAAGCTCTTCTCAGTTTTTCTGGGGAAGAGGTGTTGGTTTGCAGGGAACAAG CTCACCTATGTGGATTTCCTGGCTTATGACATCCTTGATTTGCAACGCATATTTGAGCCCAG GGCCTGA